The DNA region ttctagGGCGCTTCCGTGTCAACTGAGAGCACTTGCTTGAAGTCCCAGATGCCGAAGGCTGGCCAATTTCTACCGAGTCCCCTACATAATGCATGACAGAGTGTCAACAGAATGTAGTAACTGGTTCATTTTGTAAAAACTCACCAAGAGATGTGGTCAGCTTCGGACAAAGAAATGGACATGCAAGATAGTTCAACATGATGAAGGCTTCAAACACACAGGGAGTGACACAATAGATATACAGTTTTCAAATCCAAATTGGGCTTGTAACACagatcaaaaaataaaatagacctACATATAAAAAATTGACACGGTACTTGATATAACGAAAGATGTTCTTATGTAGTTTTTGATCTTCACAACAGTCACATTCATTGCCAGAATCAATGAACAGATTTAGGAACcagaagtaaaaacaaaaacttaaaagTATTTAGGCTATAAATTCATTGGTCTTTAATTATTTCTCATAAAGACATGACTTATCAAGAATGAAATCCAAGTTTCAGATCCCTAGCACACTAATTCTCATAAGTCATAAGACTTATCAAGAATGAAATCCAAGCTTCAGATCCCTAGCACACTACTTCCTTAGTTGCAAGTACTTATATTGCTACTCCCATATGATGATAATGATCCAATAAAAGGAACTTATCACATTATTGACCACATGGCTAATAAGCTTAGCTACAGTATTTATAGTATGCAAGTCCATGCAATGGTAACAAACAGATCAGGTGAAGATCTAAAGCAAAATGGTCAACCATTACCAGACAAGATGCAGTATAACATTAATATCAATATCATTTCCTCAATTCATGAATATAAAAAGTCAGAGGTAAATTCAAACCGCTTTACCAGTGGACTGTCCAGCTGCCTCCTGATAATTACCATTGCTATCTGCTAGAGTGTTCCCTCCAAAGGTTAGCTCCTCTGCCTTCTCTATGCCTTTTGACTGGTAAGGAGCTATACTGTGAACGGTATATTGAAGTGAACCCAATAGATCATTCTCAATACACTCATACCTGCATGATGAGCAAGAGTAAATTTCATCATTCAGGTATTATATGGCCCTTCCGCCCCTTCCTGGAAGActtaactcacatttttttgCAGAGGTTATCAGTGATAACAGAGAGATTAATAACTTGCATCCTCATTTGCATGACTTCTTCCCCTTGATATTCATCAAATGGCTCCTCGAGAAATTTGGATAGCTTCTCAACATTTGACTCAAGCTGCTGCTGCTGGTCTTCAAATAAATGTTGCTTTAATTCCCTCTCCTTTTCTGTCATCTCGTCGTTAAAGAACTCATTACCAAACATGTAGAAAGCAAACGGATAAGAATAAGAAAGAGCTCGTCTCGATCTAAACAGTCTGTAAATGCCATTAGTAACCCAGCTGAAATCTCTCAACGCTGAGTCTTTTGCTTCTAACCGTGAAACCTTTGATTTGATTTTGTCCCTCAATTTAGATTCCTGCTTAAAGGAGTCTGTGTGAGCTTTATAACGATTATGATAATGCATGTATCTGTATAGGTTTCGTTTTGCACGCTCAGCCTTCTTCTCACCATCTTCTTTGTAACGGCCACAGCTATGATTAGCAATATGCGACCAAGTGTGATCTCGGCCAGTAGCACCGCCGCACAACCAACTACAGAAGGAAATGAATAGTTAGAAGATATCGGGcaacatgaaatttaaattgtaaaaCTGCAAGGCTATATACATGAGAGTATCCATGGCATAAGCTTGCACATATCCTAATAACACAATTCTCATTTTTGTTATCAAATGTACACCTTTTGCACTCAAGTACTATCAGGCAAACACTATAAGTGACACCTCAAGCAATTAGTAAATTGCACCTTATTTTTCTTGCAGCTTATGGCaattatgatgacaaaaaaaacAGCCAAATTAAGCCCAAGCAGAAGCAAAGAGAGCATGACATGACTTCAAGCCACAAACCATTCTTTTAGGCAGTAGAGCTTTAGAAGcacaatttcaacacaaaagCATATCTTACCAAAAAGCTTGCCCACATATGCAACTAACTAGGTTGCAACCACCATTCTTTTCAACTGGTTTGTGACACTTCGGACAAGGCTTCGTATGCACAGTAATCCAATTGACGGTCTCAGATTCATCACGGCATTTCTTTATCCAGAGTTCCCACATAGAGCATGAACAAGGGGAATGGGCTTCTGATGAGCAACTAAAACAAAACTGTAAACCACAAGAACACTCTACCTCACAAAACTCATCATTTTCTACCCTTATTGCATTCCCACAATGGGGTGTACTGGGACACCATTTAACCATTCTGTTGTCTTCAATGTATGACTCAAGAAGGAATCGGTCAAACTTCGCTGCCAAATCAGGGTGCTGTACACTAACTAGATGTCTAATTATAGTTTCATCACAGATAGCGTTACATTTATGAGCCATACATCGAATCCTCTTGCTTTGACCCTCATTTATTTTGACAACGAAGTGCCCTGTCCAACCTGAAATTGTTTCCCACATACCAGTACCAATACAGTCAATACCAAACCAGTCAAGGCCAAAAAATCTATAGTAGTACTGTAGTACATAACTACGTAAACCAATGAACATAATGAAAGCATGAATTATATCTTTCAGAAGATGCAATGGTAAAAGAATAATAAACCAGAATGAGGTAGTACAAATTTATGATACCGCAGAAGAAATAGCAAACTCTGATGAAGTTAAGTTTCAACTTTCGAAGTGCAAAAATAGGCTTAGATAGAATTTTAAGCAGATGAAGAAAAAGGTGCTTACAGCTATTGCAGAAGGAATGGCCACAGTCCATTTTGGTCATATCTTTCAGTGGCACATCATCTATACATATACTGCACATCACTGTAGAGAAAGGTTCATCAGGATCTAGGTCAAAAATCTCAGTCATTGAAACACCTGCTTCAGAAAACATGTGAGATCTTCCTTTCTCAACATAAACTGCAGTTAATTTCTCAACATCCCATCTGTAGTGAATGAGAAGAGTTCTGGCATGGTGTTCCCTCACTGATAGCAAGTCCATTACAGTCTGCAGATCTTCTCTCTGCACAGacaacaatttcttaatcttcagTTAAGTTACACCATTGTCATTTGGGTTTCTTACTCAAACCACATCCAAAATTTCAAGAGAGACCTATCACCGGAAATAAGCTACACAAAGCATATTTTAACTGGAGAGAGaattaataaatatatgtaGCTCCATACCTGAGCAGCCAACAGAGATGCTTTTGTGATAACCTGCAAATAGCCCAAAGGGACCAGAAAATATTCTAAATCAATAAACCAAAGCATGAATAGTTCAAAAACGCTTCAACCACTATGGCAGATGTCAACAGGTGGTAGTAAAACCCAGAAGAAGAAACATCAACATAAATGAGCGCATCCATGTCCATGGTCATGGTTGATAAGCGAATGGAACATGACAAACAAACAAATAGGCAACATAAAGCAATAATTTGAAGTTCATACAGCTAACCGTGTTAATCAATGAAACCAAAGACGACTAGATGCCACAAAACCCTCAAAAACCATATAAGTATGAAACAGAATTCCATATACATACCACACAACAAATCCGACCAATATATTTCTTAACATCAAACAGCAAAATTTAACTGCAATACAAAACAGAAACAGAAAGatggaatgaaaaaaataattaaaaaatcagCTTTTTAACCTCGGGAAGGACGGAAAAGgatcaaaattattaaaattccgCTTCTGTACATGGAAAAATCcatacttcaaattcactaagcAAAAATCCCATCGTCCATCTCACAAATTAACCAAATTCCGAACTCAatagttaaaattaaaattattttaacgTGCATTCTCAAAAGCAAACGTAAAGCAGCACATACCTTCGAATAAGGGGCTTTGTGCGCGACCCACTGATCATCTGAATCATCGTTTTCAAATCCGTCGAGCGGTTCCGCGTCTTGATCGGAA from Salvia splendens isolate huo1 chromosome 9, SspV2, whole genome shotgun sequence includes:
- the LOC121749027 gene encoding probable E3 ubiquitin-protein ligase ARI2 isoform X1 gives rise to the protein MEEEDYYMSDDGSEENDCSYSSDQDAEPLDGFENDDSDDQWVAHKAPYSKVITKASLLAAQREDLQTVMDLLSVREHHARTLLIHYRWDVEKLTAVYVEKGRSHMFSEAGVSMTEIFDLDPDEPFSTVMCSICIDDVPLKDMTKMDCGHSFCNSCWTGHFVVKINEGQSKRIRCMAHKCNAICDETIIRHLVSVQHPDLAAKFDRFLLESYIEDNRMVKWCPSTPHCGNAIRVENDEFCEVECSCGLQFCFSCSSEAHSPCSCSMWELWIKKCRDESETVNWITVHTKPCPKCHKPVEKNGGCNLVSCICGQAFCWLCGGATGRDHTWSHIANHSCGRYKEDGEKKAERAKRNLYRYMHYHNRYKAHTDSFKQESKLRDKIKSKVSRLEAKDSALRDFSWVTNGIYRLFRSRRALSYSYPFAFYMFGNEFFNDEMTEKERELKQHLFEDQQQQLESNVEKLSKFLEEPFDEYQGEEVMQMRMQVINLSVITDNLCKKMYECIENDLLGSLQYTVHSIAPYQSKGIEKAEELTFGGNTLADSNGNYQEAAGQSTGDSVEIGQPSASGTSSKCSQLTRKRPRKERNTGSIIDLNKPAEAHPVNAYNYE
- the LOC121749027 gene encoding probable E3 ubiquitin-protein ligase ARI2 isoform X2, with protein sequence MEEEDYYMSDDGSEENDCSYSSDQDAEPLDGFENDDSDDQWVAHKAPYSKVITKASLLAAQREDLQTVMDLLSVREHHARTLLIHYRWDVEKLTAVYVEKGRSHMFSEAGVSMTEIFDLDPDEPFSTVMCSICIDDVPLKDMTKMDCGHSFCNSCWTGHFVVKINEGQSKRIRCMAHKCNAICDETIIRHLVSVQHPDLAAKFDRFLLESYIEDNRMVKWCPSTPHCGNAIRVENDEFCEVECSCGLQFCFSCSSEAHSPCSCSMWELWIKKCRDESETVNWITVHTKPCPKCHKPVEKNGGCNLVSCICGQAFCWLCGGATGRDHTWSHIANHSCGRYKEDGEKKAERAKRNLYRYMHYHNRYKAHTDSFKQESKLRDKIKSKVSRLEAKDSALRDFSWVTNGIYRLFRSRRALSYSYPFAFYMFGNEFFNDEMTEKERELKQHLFEDQQQQLESNVEKLSKFLEEPFDEYQGEEVMQMRMQVINLSVITDNLCKKMYECIENDLLGSLQYTVHSIAPYQSKGIEKAEELTFGGNTLADSNGNYQEAAGQSTGKAGTR